In the genome of Salvelinus sp. IW2-2015 linkage group LG25, ASM291031v2, whole genome shotgun sequence, one region contains:
- the LOC111952034 gene encoding DDB1- and CUL4-associated factor 7-like encodes MSLHCKQKEIYKHEPPWTVYAMNWCVRPDKRFRLALGGYVEEYNNKMQIVCLEEESLEFICPCRNTFDHLYPTTKIMWIPDSKGVYLDLLATSGDYLRIWGISDTETRLECLLNNNKNSDFCAPFTSFDWNEVDPNLLGTSSIDTTCIIVGLETGQVLSKVNLVSRQVKTQLIAHDKEVYGIAFSHAGGGRDMFASVGADGSVRMFDQRHLEHSAIIYEDPQHHPLLHLCWNKQDPNYLATMAMDVMEVVILDVHVPCTPVARLNNHWACVNGFAWAPHSSCHICTAAEDHQALIWDIQQMPRAIKDPILACTAEEINNVQWASTQPDWIAIGYNNCLEILRV; translated from the exons ATGTCGCTCCACTGTAAGCAAAAAGAGATCTACAAACACGAACCGCCATGGACGGTGTATGCAATGAACTGGTGCGTTCGTCCCGACAAGCGCTTTCGCCTGGCCCTTGGAGGTTACGTTGAAGAATATAACAATAAGATGCAGATTGTGTGTCTGGAGGAGGAGAGTTTAGAGTTCATCT gcccctgcaGGAACACCTTTGACCACCTCTACCCCACCACCAAGATCATGTGGATCCCGGACAGCAAGGGTGTTTACCTAGACCTGCTTGCCACTAGCGGAGACTACCTGCGCATTTGGGGGATCAGTGACACAGAGACGCGTTTGGAATGCTTGCTGAATAACAACAAGAACTCTGACTTCTGTGCACCATTCACCTCGTTTGACTGGAATGAAGTAGATCCTAATCTACTGGGCACCTCCAGCATTGACACCACCTGTATTATCGTGGGGTTGGAGACTGGCCAGGTACTGAGCAAAGTCAACCTCGTATCTCGCCAAGTCAAGACCCAGCTCATTGCTCATGACAAAGAGGTGTATGGCATAGCGTTCAGCCACGCAGGCGGTGGTCGGGACATGTTTGCGTCGGTCGGAGCGGACGGCTCAGTAAGGATGTTTGACCAGCGGCACCTGGAGCACAGCGCCATCATCTATGAAGACCCCCAGCACCACCCCCTACTGCACCTCTGCTGGAACAAACAGGACCCCAACTACCTGGCCACCATGGCTATGGACGTCATGGAGGTTGTGATTCTGGACGTGCATGTTCCCTGCACGCCGGTGGCCCGCCTCAACAATCACTGGGCATGTGTCAACGGATTCGCCTGGGCTCCCCACTCCTCCTGTCACATCTGCACTGCAGCTGAAGACCACCAGGCGCTGATATGGGATATCCAGCAAATGCCCAGGGCCATCAAGGACCCTATTCTGGCCTGCACAGCAGAGGAGATCAACAACGTCCAGTGGGCCTCCACCCAGCCTGACTGGATCGCCATCGGCTACAACAACTGCCTAGAGATCCTGCGGGTCTAA